The proteins below are encoded in one region of Thunnus maccoyii chromosome 24, fThuMac1.1, whole genome shotgun sequence:
- the nfkbiz gene encoding NF-kappa-B inhibitor zeta, with amino-acid sequence MLDQTRSETRGSQFLSAGINSGSNGFFITDPRPPGAVHKKNTVKELLMISRQKRSYLQDDNSEHKCKSPKFEASDTTFHVLSPPALVNPNITTHFPPAAPENCHITPQHMQHAALQGQMAPTGEVKMTLFQWQIQQEAQRVEGLSPELMNMQDADGDTFLHIAVAQGKRALVYVLAAKMARSGSLDMKEHNGQTPLQIAAATNQHLIVQDLLLQGAEINTRDLWGRSPLHVCAEKGHFLSLQSIWRTMLGSGRPIDIDMFNYEGLTPLHAAVLSHNAVVKELRSLENTCSHMTVDLAQRRQMYVQCTKTLLLMGASFGMKDQKSGRTCLHIASEEANVELLNIFLEQPSSLTVVNVKTFSGNTVLHIVSSLQNHKTQVEAVKLLMRKGADPGARNFENELPSQLVPEGPIGEKVRQILKGKSVHA; translated from the exons ATGTTGGATCAAACTCGCAGTGAGACCAGAGGAAGCCAGTTTCTGTCAGCAGGGATCAACTCCGGCAGTAATG gctTTTTTATCACTGATCCCAGGCCACCAGGAGCAGTGCACAAGAAGAACACGGTGAAGGAGCTGCTTATGATAAGCCGCCAG AAAAGGAGCTACTTGCAGGATGACAACTCAGAGCATAAATGTAAATCACCCAAATTTGAAGCCTCTGACACAACTTTTCATGTGTTGAGTCCTCCAGCCCTAGTGAACCCCAATATCACTACTCATTTCCCCCCTGCTGCACCTGAAAACTGCCACATCACCCCACAACATATGCAACATGCAGCTCTGCAGGGACAAATGGCTCCGACTGGTGAAGTCAAAATGACTTTGTTTCAATGGCAAATACAACAAGAGGCACAGAGAGTTGAAGGACTTTCTCCTGAGCTGATGAACATGCAAGATGCAGATGGTGACAC ATTTCTTCACATAGCAGTGGCACAAGGTAAAAGGGCTCTGGTATATGTGCTCGCTGCAAAAATGGCGAGAAGTGGCTCACTGGACATGAAAGAGCACAACGGGCAG acaccactTCAGATAGCAGCTGCCACCAATCAGCACTTAATTGTCCAAGACCTGCTGCTGCAAGGAGCAGAAATCAACACAAGAGACCTCTGGGGCCGCTCtcctttgcatgtgtgtgctgagAAAGGCCATTTTCTTAGTCTTCAG AGCATCTGGAGGACAATGTTAGGAAGTGGGCGACCAATTGATATAGACATGTTCAATTATGAAG GTTTAACGCCGCTTCATGCAGCCGTCCTGTCTCACAATGCTGTCGTAAAAGAGCTGAGGAGTCTGGAAAATACTTGTTCACATATGACAGTGGACCTGGCACAGAGGAGACAGATGTACGTTCAGTGTACTAAGACTCTGCTGCTCATGGGAGCCTCTTTTGGGATGAAG GATCAGAAAAGTGGGCGGACGTGTCTTCACATAGCTTCAGAAGAGGCAAATGTGGAGCTATTGAATATTTTCCTTGAACAGCCATCATCACTGACTGTTGTGaatgttaag ACGTTCAGTGGAAACACGGTCCTGCATATTGTCAGCTccttgcaaaatcataaaactcaGGTGGAAGCCGTGAAGCTGCTGATGAGGAAAGGAGCCGACCCCGGGGCCAGAAACTTTGAAAATGAACTGCCGTCTCAGCTGGTGCCTGAAGGACCCATTGGTGAAAAG gtGCGGCAGATCCTGAAAGGGAAAAGTGTTCATGCTTAA
- the LOC121892316 gene encoding glycerol kinase-like isoform X1: protein MNGTMAASSHRIMLGPLVAAIDQGTSSTRFLVFNSKTAELLSHHQVEIKQSFPKEGWVEEDPKEILHSVYECMERTCEKLTQLNIDISNIKAIGVTNQRETTLVWDKETGEPLYNAIVWLDLRTQSTVERLINKTPGRNKNHLKHKTGLPISTYFSAVKLRWLMDNVSEVHEAVVSHRAMFGTVDSWLIWCLTGGKSGGVHCTDVTNASRTMLFNIHTMDWDPELCKYFGIPMEILPRVRSSSEIYGLMKICSSRKSGALSGIPISGCLGDQSAALVGQMCFQDGQAKNTYGTGCFLLRNTGAKPVMSDHGLLTTVAYKLGRDKPACYALEGSVAIAGAVVRWLQDNLGIIGTSEELEKLAASVGTSYGCYFVPAFSGLYAPYWEPSARGIICGLTQFTNKSHLAFAALEAVCFQTREILDAMNQDSGIPLTQLQVDGGMTSNRLLMQLQADILCIPVVKPSMPETTALGAAMAAGAAEGVSVWSLSPEDLSEVTSEKFEPQINPEESEFRYARWKKAVQKSMNWETTEPVCNGNGETSIFSSVPLGFYIMGSMLMLIGAKYIAGHD, encoded by the exons ATGAACGGCACCATGGCCGCGTCCTCACACCGGATAATGCTGGGGCCGCTGGTTGCTGCCATCGACCAGGGAACGAGCTCCACCCGGTTTCTG gttTTTAATTCAAAAACAGCAGAGCTCCTCAGCCATCATCAGGTGGAAATCAAACAGAGCTTCCCCAAAGAAGG ATGGGTGGAGGAAGACCCCAAGGAAATTCTGCACTCAGTGTACGAGTGCATGGAGCGGACGTGTGAAAAACTCACCCAGCTCAACATCGACATTTCAAACATTAAAG CTATTGGAGTGACCAACCAAAGAGAGACCACGCTGGTTTGGGACAAAGAGACAGGAGAGCCCCTCTACAACGCAATCG TGTGGTTGGACCTGCGGACTCAATCAACAGTTGAACGTCTGATCAACAAAACTCCGGGAAGGAATAAGAACCACCTGAAG CACAAAACAGGGCTCCCCATCAGCACTTACTTCAGTGCGGTGAAGCTTCGCTGGCTGATGGACAACGTGAGCGAGGTCCATGAAGCCGTCGTGTCTCACCGCGCCATGTTTGGCACCGTCGACTCCTGGCTCATATGG TGTTTAACTGGGGGGAAATCCGGTGGAGTTCACTGCACAGATGTGACCAACGCAAGCAGGACCATGCTGTTTAACATTCATACTATGGACTGGGACCCAGAACTTTGCAA ATATTTTGGTATTCCTATGGAGATCTTGCCCAGAGTGAGGAGTTCTTCAGAAATATATGGCCTCATG AAAATTTGTTCTAGCAGG AAATCAGGAGCCCTGTCAGGTATCCCCATTTCAGGG TGTCTTGGGGATCAGTCAGCAGCACTTGTTGGACAGATGTGTTTTCAGGACGGGCAAGCTAAAAACAC gTATGGAACTGGATGTTTTCTACTGCGAAACACTGGAGCCAAG CCTGTAATGTCTGACCACGGTCTTCTGACCACTGTGGCGTACAAACTAGGTCGAGACAAACCTGCCTGCTACGCACTGGAG GGCTCGGTGGCCATTGCAGGAGCTGTGGTTCGTTGGCTGCAGGACAATCTCGGGATAATCGGAACTTCTGAAGAACTCG AGAAGTTGGCAGCATCTGTCGGCACATCCTACGGTTGTTATTTTGTCCCTGCATTTTCGGGTCTTTACGCGCCTTACTGGGAGCCCAGTGCAAGAGG GATTATTTGCGGGTTAACTCAGTTTACTAATAAGAGTCACCTGGCATTCGCTGCACTGGAAGCCGTCTGTTTCCAGACACGAGAG ATACTCGACGCCATGAATCAGGACAGCGGCATCCCACTAACTCAGCTCCAGGTGGACGGAGGAATGACGTCCAACAGGTTGCTGATGCAGCTGCAGGCTGACATACTCTGTATCCCTGTTG TGAAGCCGTCCATGCCCGAGACCACCGCTCTCGGAGCAGCGATGGCAGCTGGAGCAGCAGAGGGGGTGAGCGTGTGGAGTCTGAGCCCAGAGGACCTGAGCGAAGTCACTTCGGAGAAGTTCGAGCCTCAGATCAACCCTGAAG AGAGTGAGTTTCGGTACGCACGATGGAAGAAAGCAGTTCAGAAGTCCATGAACTGGGAGACGACGGAGCCTGTTTGTAATGGAAACG GTGAAACTAGTATCTTCAGCAGCGTCCCACTGGGCTTTTACATCATGGgcagcatgttgatgttaattGGAGCGAAATACATTGCAG GTCATGACTAG
- the LOC121892316 gene encoding glycerol kinase-like isoform X2 gives MNGTMAASSHRIMLGPLVAAIDQGTSSTRFLVFNSKTAELLSHHQVEIKQSFPKEGWVEEDPKEILHSVYECMERTCEKLTQLNIDISNIKAIGVTNQRETTLVWDKETGEPLYNAIVWLDLRTQSTVERLINKTPGRNKNHLKHKTGLPISTYFSAVKLRWLMDNVSEVHEAVVSHRAMFGTVDSWLIWCLTGGKSGGVHCTDVTNASRTMLFNIHTMDWDPELCKYFGIPMEILPRVRSSSEIYGLMKSGALSGIPISGCLGDQSAALVGQMCFQDGQAKNTYGTGCFLLRNTGAKPVMSDHGLLTTVAYKLGRDKPACYALEGSVAIAGAVVRWLQDNLGIIGTSEELEKLAASVGTSYGCYFVPAFSGLYAPYWEPSARGIICGLTQFTNKSHLAFAALEAVCFQTREILDAMNQDSGIPLTQLQVDGGMTSNRLLMQLQADILCIPVVKPSMPETTALGAAMAAGAAEGVSVWSLSPEDLSEVTSEKFEPQINPEESEFRYARWKKAVQKSMNWETTEPVCNGNGETSIFSSVPLGFYIMGSMLMLIGAKYIAGHD, from the exons ATGAACGGCACCATGGCCGCGTCCTCACACCGGATAATGCTGGGGCCGCTGGTTGCTGCCATCGACCAGGGAACGAGCTCCACCCGGTTTCTG gttTTTAATTCAAAAACAGCAGAGCTCCTCAGCCATCATCAGGTGGAAATCAAACAGAGCTTCCCCAAAGAAGG ATGGGTGGAGGAAGACCCCAAGGAAATTCTGCACTCAGTGTACGAGTGCATGGAGCGGACGTGTGAAAAACTCACCCAGCTCAACATCGACATTTCAAACATTAAAG CTATTGGAGTGACCAACCAAAGAGAGACCACGCTGGTTTGGGACAAAGAGACAGGAGAGCCCCTCTACAACGCAATCG TGTGGTTGGACCTGCGGACTCAATCAACAGTTGAACGTCTGATCAACAAAACTCCGGGAAGGAATAAGAACCACCTGAAG CACAAAACAGGGCTCCCCATCAGCACTTACTTCAGTGCGGTGAAGCTTCGCTGGCTGATGGACAACGTGAGCGAGGTCCATGAAGCCGTCGTGTCTCACCGCGCCATGTTTGGCACCGTCGACTCCTGGCTCATATGG TGTTTAACTGGGGGGAAATCCGGTGGAGTTCACTGCACAGATGTGACCAACGCAAGCAGGACCATGCTGTTTAACATTCATACTATGGACTGGGACCCAGAACTTTGCAA ATATTTTGGTATTCCTATGGAGATCTTGCCCAGAGTGAGGAGTTCTTCAGAAATATATGGCCTCATG AAATCAGGAGCCCTGTCAGGTATCCCCATTTCAGGG TGTCTTGGGGATCAGTCAGCAGCACTTGTTGGACAGATGTGTTTTCAGGACGGGCAAGCTAAAAACAC gTATGGAACTGGATGTTTTCTACTGCGAAACACTGGAGCCAAG CCTGTAATGTCTGACCACGGTCTTCTGACCACTGTGGCGTACAAACTAGGTCGAGACAAACCTGCCTGCTACGCACTGGAG GGCTCGGTGGCCATTGCAGGAGCTGTGGTTCGTTGGCTGCAGGACAATCTCGGGATAATCGGAACTTCTGAAGAACTCG AGAAGTTGGCAGCATCTGTCGGCACATCCTACGGTTGTTATTTTGTCCCTGCATTTTCGGGTCTTTACGCGCCTTACTGGGAGCCCAGTGCAAGAGG GATTATTTGCGGGTTAACTCAGTTTACTAATAAGAGTCACCTGGCATTCGCTGCACTGGAAGCCGTCTGTTTCCAGACACGAGAG ATACTCGACGCCATGAATCAGGACAGCGGCATCCCACTAACTCAGCTCCAGGTGGACGGAGGAATGACGTCCAACAGGTTGCTGATGCAGCTGCAGGCTGACATACTCTGTATCCCTGTTG TGAAGCCGTCCATGCCCGAGACCACCGCTCTCGGAGCAGCGATGGCAGCTGGAGCAGCAGAGGGGGTGAGCGTGTGGAGTCTGAGCCCAGAGGACCTGAGCGAAGTCACTTCGGAGAAGTTCGAGCCTCAGATCAACCCTGAAG AGAGTGAGTTTCGGTACGCACGATGGAAGAAAGCAGTTCAGAAGTCCATGAACTGGGAGACGACGGAGCCTGTTTGTAATGGAAACG GTGAAACTAGTATCTTCAGCAGCGTCCCACTGGGCTTTTACATCATGGgcagcatgttgatgttaattGGAGCGAAATACATTGCAG GTCATGACTAG